The following nucleotide sequence is from Pseudobutyrivibrio ruminis HUN009.
GTGTGTTAAACTATGGCTTATGAAGAAATATCTTAGTTTATTATTAGTATTAACCATAATTATCAGCTTTGCAGGATGTGGAAAGAGCTCTGATGTAGGAGATGTGGATGTGGATTTAACCACTATGTCATCTACCATGGTTTACTCTTATGTGGCAGATATGCTTGCCAATCCTTCCAACTACAAAGGACAGCTTGTGAGAATGGATGGGGATAGCAACACCACACACGGCGGCACACATTCTTGTATCGTTTATGACGCTTTGGGCTGTTGTACAGAGGGAATTGAATACCTTCTGCCTGAGGATGAAGAATATCCGGACGATGGTGAGGCAATCACAGTAGTTGGTACTTTTGCCACATATACCAAGGGCGAGGGAAAATATTTTGTATTGATTGACGCAGTCATCGAGTAAAGTTCAGATAAATTTTAGAAAAATTTAAGAGAGTTTACCATGTTTTTTTGGTAAACTCTTTTTATGTGGAATAATTATCATTGAAACTAAATTTGTTGAGGACTCAAATTTAAAAATAGGAGAAAGTTTTGGCAGAAAGTATATATGGTAACCATCGCAGTGAGATGGAAAATGTTATGAATATAATCCTTAGTTCTATTAATGAGCTGAGGGAAAATATGATAAAAGAATTTGGCAGTGATCCAGTGGAGCATTGTTTGGCTCGTATCAAGGAAGAGGATAGCATGCGTGAAAAATGCAGAAGACAGAATCTTCCTGAAACCACAGAATCCGCACTTGAACAGATTCATGATGCTATTGGAATCAGAGTTGTATGTGCGTTTATCAGCGATGTCTATTCTGTTCGTGACCACCTTAGAAAAATAGAGAAGGTGGAAGTAATCGAGGAAAAGGATTACATCAAGCAAGCCAAACCAAACGGCTACAGAAGCTTGCACATGATTTTGAAATACGATAATAAGTATTTTGTAGAGATACAAATCAGAACTATTTCTATGGATACCTGGGCTGCGTTAGAGCATCATATGCGCTACAAGAAAAAGGTATCTAAAAGTGATGCACTTATTAGTGCAGAATTGAAAAGATGTGCTGATGAATTGGCATCCACTGATATGTCCATGCAGACAATAAGGGACCTGATTCGCTCAGAAAGCATTGACGAATAAGAGAGGAAATTTATGAAAATATTACTTGCTGAAGATACACTTGATTTGAATAAGGTTATTACATCCATGCTTGAAATGCAGGGATTTGATGTAGACAGTGCCGTTGATGGAGCGCAGGCTTTGGAGCTTGCTCTCAGCAATGGTTATGACGGCATTATCCTAGATATAATGATGCCAAAGATGAATGGACTTGAAGTATTAAAGGAAATCAGAAGAAGAAACATCGTTACACCAGTGCTGATGCTTACAGCAAAGGCAGAGGTGGATGACAGAGTAGAAGGATTGGATGCAGGGGCTGATGATTATCTGACAAAGCCATTTGCAATGAAGGAGCTGATGGCTAGAGTAAAGGCCATGACAAGACGTGGTAGCCAGTATGCAGCTAAGGAGCTTTCGTTTGGAGATATTACACTTAAGTCTGAAAGCCTTGAGCTTATCTGCGCAAACACAGTACGACTTTCATTAAAGGAATTCTCTTTGATGCAGACGCTTCTTTTAAATCAGGAACATCCAGTAGATACAAACTATCTAATTGAGCATGTTTGGAATGATGAAACAGATGTTGAGGAAGATACAGTTTGGCTCTATGTAAATTTCTTGCAGGGCAAGCTGGAGTACATTAATTCCGGAGTAACTATTAAAGGCGAAAAGGGCGGTTCGTTCCAGGTGGTAGTGAATGAGTGAAAAATCAATTCGAGCATTAAAGAATAAGTTCATAATTACTGCAATGGTTTCATTCTTTATTGTAATGAGCTTTATAGCAGGGTGTATCTATGTTATCAATTCCTTGATGACACGTGGACAAATAAAAGATAACATTCAGTACATTGTTGAAAATGATGGTGTTTTGCCTATGCAATATGAAAGCATCGAATCAGACGAGGCTGGAGGCAATAATACAACCATTGATAACAATAATGATTTGGTTTATCAGCTTGAAAAGCTTTTCGGTGTTGAGAGTAATTACATTTCTGATGAATTCTATTATTCAACCAGATATTTTGCGGTCACCTACACTGAAGACGGAGATGTTGAAAAGGTAATTACATCCCACACTGCAGCAGTAGAAGCGGATCAGGCAGTGACCTATGCCAACACAGTAATGAAGCGCTGGTTCAAGTTTGGAAGCTATGATGACTATTATTATATGGTGGCACCAAGGGATGTTGGTGGAACAATAGTTGTAGTATTAGACTGTAGCACACAGGTTGCTATCAATCGTCGACTTGTATTACTGGCTTGTATCCTGATTGGATTTGGTATGGTTATTTCGGCCTTTGTTATTAAATCCTGGGCAGGCAAGCTTATCCAGCCTGAGATTAAGAATGCAGAACTGCAAAAGTCATTTATTACAAATGCCAGCCACGAGCTGAAAACACCACTTGCGGTTATCAAGGCAAACACAGAAATGCTTGAGATCATGGGGGTTGAAAACGAATGGACTCAGTCTACTATGCGTCAGGTAGACCGATTGACGGGTCTTATCCAAAACCTGGTTTTGGTAACTAGGGCAAGTGAAAAGGATAGCAAAGAAGATAGAGTAGAGACAGATTTTTCTGCCATCGTTACTGACACTGCAAAATCATTTGAGGCGGTAGCTATTTCCGATGAAAAGACAATGGAGCTTAGCATAGCGTCTGATGTAAAGATATTAGCCCATGAAGGGGATATCCGTCAGATTTCAACATTGCTTATCGACAACGCCATAAAATACTGTGATCCAAAGGGAAAAGTCACAGTAGGACTTGGCAGAGATAAAAAGCATAAGCACATCTACTTACGTGTTTCAAACAGCTATGAATCTGGAGCAGGAATAGATTACCACCGATTCTTTGATAGATTTTACAGAGGTGATGAAGCCCATAATATCGACAAGGAAGGATATGGTGTTGGTCTGTCTATAGCGCAAGGACTTATGGAGCGTTATCACGGTGATATCAAAGTAAACTGGCGCGATGGCATCATCACGTTTACTTGTATTTTTTAAGTATTTTCAAGAAACTGGTTAAAATATCTTACATTATATGGCATAATGATTAATAGGGAGAATAGATAAGAGGGATGGGTATGTATTATCTGGTTTGTTTTATCTGTTCGCTAGCCATATTAGTATGGATAATATCTAATGAGAGAAAGCTTGGTACAAACGCAATTCTTGTAGCCTTTGTTACTGTTATAGGTGACGGAGGTTACTATGCCCTGGCCAGCTCCACATCTTTGAATGAGGCACTGCTTGGCAATGAATTGACCTACACTATAGGTATGTTTTCGCCAATGCTTTTCTTTTTTAATATCTGCGATATCTGCAAAATTCATTTATATACAAAGACAAAAATCGTTTTGTATTTGATTCAGATAGTTCTATTTTTATCTGCCTGTACGGCAGGCCAGCTTGATATTTTCTATAAGACTGTGGAATTCCATTATGGACCTTCAGGTGGATACTTGATTAAAACCTATGGTTTTGCTCATACACTGTACCTGATTTCTATGGCCTTTTATTTCATAATTTCCATTGCAATATCATTTAAATACAGCAGAAAAAAGAATGTTGTCAGCGCAAGAGATGTGGACATTTTAATCTTTTTATATTTCCTGATGTTTAGCGCGTATGCAGTTGAACGACTGATTCATATGAAGGTGGAATTGATGCCATTTATCTATACCATTGGCATCTTCGGAATTTTGATTCCGGTGGTAAAAATCGCAAACTATGCAATTGAAACCAACCCGGAGATTCTTGAGAGCGAGCTGAAAGAGACAGGGCTAATTGTTCTGTCTAACAAGCTTTTATATATGGATTGCAACGACAATGCTGTTAATCTTTTTCCAGAGCTCAGCCAGTGGGAGAAGGAAGAAAGGATTCCAGGAAATGGCGGCAGGTTCAACACATTTCTTAGACAGGATTTGATGAGGTATGTTGAATCAGGTGCTGACGATAGTATGGCGGGTAAGGAATTTACTGTGCAGGGTGAGGATTATTATTTGGAACTATCAAGGCTCCACAAGGGAAAGAAAGCAATAGGATACTTGATTAAGTTTACCAAGAAGAATGGATAGTTGCGGGAAGGTATTGTATGGATCATAAAAAATCCTTGATTGAAAATCTAGTGGAATGGTGTGTTTATTCCATCATTGCAATGTCTATTTTTATGGATGTTGTAGCTATTTTTTCCACGGATGTGGCACACGAGGCACCAGTGGGCTCTTTTGCAGTCCAGGATTTCAATCAGGATTGGATTTTAGAAATGGAAGATGGTACCCGGGGAATCATACAATTGCCATTTTTAACGGATTTTGATGGAGAAGAAGTTTTTGTAATAACAAATACATTGCCAGATAATTTGCAGGACAACAGCAGCCTTATGTTTCGCGCAAACATCGAGGATGTTTATGTTTACATAGATGGCAAGCTTAGGTCAGAGTATTCCACAGAATCCATTCCATTTATGTCCTACTATATTCCTAGTGCATATGTGGTTACCAAACTATCTTCGGAAGATGCATCAAAGGAAATCACAATCAAAATCCGTGCAAAGGTTTATGGCATCATAAATGAAATAAAACTAGGCGATGGAAATAACGTCTGGTTCAATGTAATCTATCAGAATATCCCGGTAAATCTTGCAGCCGAAATGATTTTATCACTGGGAATAATACTTCTTGCACTTTCACTTATTTTTTCAAAGTCTAATTTGAATCATAGATTGGTGTTTTATCTGAGCTTGCTTATGATAGACATCTCGATTTGGATGTTTTCGGAATCAATGATACGCCAGCTGATTTTTGCGAAGACAACCATGATTCAGTATTTTTCTTATTCTTCGATGGAGCTAGTGGGAGTGCTGGCCTGCATGTATTTTGATGAAGTTCAGCATAAGTATTATCACAAATTTTATTTTATAGCGGAGTTAGTGGGCACGATTGTAATAGCCTTAAACTTCACCTTGCATTTCGCAGGATTGGTAGAGCTTTTCAGAAGTTTACCAGTAGCCCACTTGATAATGGTATTGAGCCTTTTGATGAGTGTGTGCACACTAGTCAACGATGTCCGAATAGGCAGGATAAAAGAATATCGGGTAGTAGCAGTGGGCATGGATTTGATGCTTGCTACATGTGGAATGGAGATAATTGCATTCTATACTACTGAAAATCATGCCTTTGGATTATTTGCATGCATTGGTTTGGTATGTTTGATGATTACAACCGTGGTTCAGATTCTTGTGGATTGGACTGCAGAGACAAAGTTACGTGAAGCGGAGAGTGAAAGAGCTACCGTAAATACCATAAAGACTATTGCTGGTACAATTGATGCAAAGGATGAATACACAGGTGGTCATTCAGAAAGGGTGGGATATTATGCATCTATCCTGGCCAGGGAAATGGCTGCTGATTATGACTTTACCGAGGAAGATATTGAGCGCATTAAATACATTGGCAACATGCACGATATTGGAAAAATTGGTGTTCCTGATA
It contains:
- a CDS encoding GTP pyrophosphokinase codes for the protein MAESIYGNHRSEMENVMNIILSSINELRENMIKEFGSDPVEHCLARIKEEDSMREKCRRQNLPETTESALEQIHDAIGIRVVCAFISDVYSVRDHLRKIEKVEVIEEKDYIKQAKPNGYRSLHMILKYDNKYFVEIQIRTISMDTWAALEHHMRYKKKVSKSDALISAELKRCADELASTDMSMQTIRDLIRSESIDE
- a CDS encoding response regulator transcription factor; the protein is MKILLAEDTLDLNKVITSMLEMQGFDVDSAVDGAQALELALSNGYDGIILDIMMPKMNGLEVLKEIRRRNIVTPVLMLTAKAEVDDRVEGLDAGADDYLTKPFAMKELMARVKAMTRRGSQYAAKELSFGDITLKSESLELICANTVRLSLKEFSLMQTLLLNQEHPVDTNYLIEHVWNDETDVEEDTVWLYVNFLQGKLEYINSGVTIKGEKGGSFQVVVNE
- a CDS encoding sensor histidine kinase, whose translation is MSEKSIRALKNKFIITAMVSFFIVMSFIAGCIYVINSLMTRGQIKDNIQYIVENDGVLPMQYESIESDEAGGNNTTIDNNNDLVYQLEKLFGVESNYISDEFYYSTRYFAVTYTEDGDVEKVITSHTAAVEADQAVTYANTVMKRWFKFGSYDDYYYMVAPRDVGGTIVVVLDCSTQVAINRRLVLLACILIGFGMVISAFVIKSWAGKLIQPEIKNAELQKSFITNASHELKTPLAVIKANTEMLEIMGVENEWTQSTMRQVDRLTGLIQNLVLVTRASEKDSKEDRVETDFSAIVTDTAKSFEAVAISDEKTMELSIASDVKILAHEGDIRQISTLLIDNAIKYCDPKGKVTVGLGRDKKHKHIYLRVSNSYESGAGIDYHRFFDRFYRGDEAHNIDKEGYGVGLSIAQGLMERYHGDIKVNWRDGIITFTCIF
- a CDS encoding histidine kinase N-terminal 7TM domain-containing protein, with product MYYLVCFICSLAILVWIISNERKLGTNAILVAFVTVIGDGGYYALASSTSLNEALLGNELTYTIGMFSPMLFFFNICDICKIHLYTKTKIVLYLIQIVLFLSACTAGQLDIFYKTVEFHYGPSGGYLIKTYGFAHTLYLISMAFYFIISIAISFKYSRKKNVVSARDVDILIFLYFLMFSAYAVERLIHMKVELMPFIYTIGIFGILIPVVKIANYAIETNPEILESELKETGLIVLSNKLLYMDCNDNAVNLFPELSQWEKEERIPGNGGRFNTFLRQDLMRYVESGADDSMAGKEFTVQGEDYYLELSRLHKGKKAIGYLIKFTKKNG
- a CDS encoding HD-GYP domain-containing protein, which encodes MDHKKSLIENLVEWCVYSIIAMSIFMDVVAIFSTDVAHEAPVGSFAVQDFNQDWILEMEDGTRGIIQLPFLTDFDGEEVFVITNTLPDNLQDNSSLMFRANIEDVYVYIDGKLRSEYSTESIPFMSYYIPSAYVVTKLSSEDASKEITIKIRAKVYGIINEIKLGDGNNVWFNVIYQNIPVNLAAEMILSLGIILLALSLIFSKSNLNHRLVFYLSLLMIDISIWMFSESMIRQLIFAKTTMIQYFSYSSMELVGVLACMYFDEVQHKYYHKFYFIAELVGTIVIALNFTLHFAGLVELFRSLPVAHLIMVLSLLMSVCTLVNDVRIGRIKEYRVVAVGMDLMLATCGMEIIAFYTTENHAFGLFACIGLVCLMITTVVQILVDWTAETKLREAESERATVNTIKTIAGTIDAKDEYTGGHSERVGYYASILAREMAADYDFTEEDIERIKYIGNMHDIGKIGVPDSVLNKTERLNDEEYEIIKKHVEIGSAIMDGMDSTIQDLKDGIRYHHERFDGKGYPDGLKETEIPLVARIICLADCYDAMTSDRVYRKRLDDETVRAEILRCAGTQFDPALAEIFVRLLDRGDMKAVR